In Mangifera indica cultivar Alphonso chromosome 1, CATAS_Mindica_2.1, whole genome shotgun sequence, a single genomic region encodes these proteins:
- the LOC123192122 gene encoding nuclear transcription factor Y subunit B-1-like codes for MTGKRNQSSPMGSLSSGNIFDSFSKEQDRFLPIANVSRIMKKSLPANAKISKEAKETVQECVSEFISFITGEASDKCQKEKRKTINGDDLLWAMTTLGFENYVGPLKVYLNKYRETEGEKHSMPRQDDHHQALISATNNEETHKMNGSLSVSNADFHNFNMGFYSLGAQATAKSLGEGTRAIGYGENFGTEGLNFSRIQPENGERNGNRVAMAAARVHGGVER; via the coding sequence ATGACTGGGAAGCGAAACCAATCAAGCCCAATGGGCAGCCTTTCGTCGGGGAACATCTTCGATAGCTTCTCGAAGGAGCAGGATCGATTCCTGCCGATTGCAAACGTGAGTCGGATCATGAAAAAGTCCCTCCCTGCCAATGCCAAAATCTCTAAAGAAGCTAAAGAGACTGTCCAAGAATGCGTCTCCGAGTTCATTAGCTTCATCACCGGGGAAGCGTCAGACAAGTGCCAAAAGGAGAAGCGAAAGACCATCAATGGCGATGATCTTTTGTGGGCGATGACGACATTAGGGTTTGAGAATTACGTTGGACCCTTGAAGGTTTACCTCAACAAATATAGAGAAACTGAGGGAGAAAAACACTCAATGCCTCGACAAGATGATCATCATCAAGCTCTCATCTCCGCCACGAATAATGAAGAAACTCATAAAATGAATGGTTCTTTATCAGTTTCAAATGcagattttcataattttaacatgGGATTTTACTCCCTTGGGGCACAAGCAACCGCAAAAAGTCTTGGAGAGGGCACAAGGGCGATTGGCTATGGAGAAAATTTTGGCACAGAAGGGTTAAATTTCAGCAGGATTCAACCTGAAAATGGAGAAAGAAATGGAAACAGAGTGGCCATGGCAGCAGCTCGCGTTCATGGAGGAGTTGAACGGTAG